Genomic window (Flavobacterium oreochromis):
TCAATTCTATCATCATAAGAATCTACAGCTACTTTAGCTTTTTCTCCAGGAATACGAACTACCTTTTTAATAGAAATTAACCCATCAAATACTTCTGGAATCTCTTGTTCAAATAATTTTTCTAAGAATTTTTCAGAAGTTCTAGACATGATGATTTGTGGTTTATTTCCCTTTAACTCAACATTTTCTATAACTCCACGAACATTATCTCCTTTTCTAAAGAAGTCAGATGGTATTTGTTTTTCTTTTGGTAATACAATTTCATTTCCTTCATCATCAACTAGTATTACGGCTTTAGGACGCACATGATGTACCTCTGCTGTATATATATCACCAATTAAATCTTTGAATTGTTTGTACAAATTAGTACTATCGTGTTCATGAATTTTTGAAATTAAGTTTTGACGTAAAGCTAAGATTGCTCTTCTTCCTAAGTCAATTAACTTCACTTCTTCAGACACTTCTTCTCCTATTTCAAAGTCTGGTTCTATTCTGCGAGCCTCTGTGAGCGTAATTTCCTCATTTTCGAAATCTAAATCTTCATCTGCTACGATAACGCGACGTCTCCAAATTTCCATATCTCCTTTATCAGGATTAATAATGATATCAAAATTTTCATCGGACCCGTATTTTTTCTTCAATGCACTTCTAAACACATCTTCCAAAATAGCCATTAATGTAACACGATCGATAGATTTATTATCTTTAAATTCTGAAAACGATTCGATTAATGCTAAATTCTCCATACAACTCTTTGATTTGTTTTAAAATATAATTGTAACTACTGCTTCCACAATATTGCCATATTGTATTTTTTCATTGTGAACAACAGTTTCTTTTCCTTTTCCTATTTTTTTGGGTTCACGAGCACTCCATTCTAGCGTAACCCCCTCTTCATCTGCTTCTATTAAAAGTGCTTCATACACTTTTTCTACAGTTTTTAATTTTAAGGTGCGTCCTACATTTTTCTTGAACTGACGAACCCTTGTTAAGGGAGCAGATATTCCTGCAGAAGCGACTTCTAATGCAAAATCTTGTTCTTCTCTATCAAGGCTATTTTCTACTGCTCTACTTACGTTTACACAATCTTGCAATTGCACTCCATTATCGCCATCTAAAGTTACGATAATTTTATTACTATCAGTTATAGTTAAATCAATTAAAAAAAGATCTGGAAATTCTTCCAAAGTTTGATTTAACAACTGCCCTACTTTTTCTTTAAATGTCATTGGTATAAAAAGAGGCACGCGATGCGTGCCTCATTATTTAATGTTTAACTTCTAAATAACGGCACAAATATACATTTTTT
Coding sequences:
- the rimP gene encoding ribosome assembly cofactor RimP — protein: MTFKEKVGQLLNQTLEEFPDLFLIDLTITDSNKIIVTLDGDNGVQLQDCVNVSRAVENSLDREEQDFALEVASAGISAPLTRVRQFKKNVGRTLKLKTVEKVYEALLIEADEEGVTLEWSAREPKKIGKGKETVVHNEKIQYGNIVEAVVTIIF
- the nusA gene encoding transcription termination factor NusA, with protein sequence MENLALIESFSEFKDNKSIDRVTLMAILEDVFRSALKKKYGSDENFDIIINPDKGDMEIWRRRVIVADEDLDFENEEITLTEARRIEPDFEIGEEVSEEVKLIDLGRRAILALRQNLISKIHEHDSTNLYKQFKDLIGDIYTAEVHHVRPKAVILVDDEGNEIVLPKEKQIPSDFFRKGDNVRGVIENVELKGNKPQIIMSRTSEKFLEKLFEQEIPEVFDGLISIKKVVRIPGEKAKVAVDSYDDRIDPVGACVGMKGSRIHGIVRELGNENIDVINYTNNTQLFITRALSPAKVSSIKIDEEKKAAEVYLKLEEVSKAIGRGGHNIKLAGMLTGYELDVIREGNTQDDEDDVELTEFADEIDGWIIDEFAKVGLDTARSILSQEVEDLVRRTDLEEETILEVIKILKEEFED